The Fragaria vesca subsp. vesca linkage group LG2, FraVesHawaii_1.0, whole genome shotgun sequence genome includes a window with the following:
- the LOC101304740 gene encoding chaperone protein dnaJ 11, chloroplastic-like, whose amino-acid sequence MATAASPTSSLYEVLGLPMSASDHEIKAAYRRLARRCHPDVVAMNQKQTSATEFMKTHAAYATLSDPDKRANYDRDLYRCARPLRSSSSLSSSTAAANVYRNWETDQCW is encoded by the coding sequence ATGGCTACTGCAGCTAGTCCAACATCATCACTGTACGAAGTTCTTGGCCTTCCAATGAGTGCAAGTGATCATGAGATCAAAGCAGCTTATAGAAGACTAGCCAGAAGGTGTCACCCAGATGTTGTGGCCATGAACCAAAAACAGACCTCGGCTACTGAATTCATGAAGACTCATGCAGCTTATGCAACCCTATCGGACCCAGACAAACGAGCGAACTATGATAGGGATCTTTACCGATGTGCTCGGCCTCTCAGGTCTTCGTCTTCGCTTTCCTCCTCAACAGCTGCCGCAAATGTTTACCGGAACTGGGAGACTGACCAGTGCTGGTAG
- the LOC101307944 gene encoding uncharacterized protein LOC101307944, which yields MAAIVKEILARPIQLADHVTKAADEAQSFRQDCMELKAKTEKLAALLRQAARASNELYERPTRRIIDDTEQVLDKALGLVIKCRANGIMKRVFTIIPATAFRKTAQQLENSIGDVSWLLRVSAPSDDRDDEYLGLPPIAANEPILCLIWEQIANLHTGTLEERSDAAASLVSLARDNERYGKLIIEEGGVPPLLKVAKEGGHKEGQENAARAIGLLGRDPESVEQIVNSGVCPVFAKILKDGHMKIQAVVAWAVSELAEHHPKCQDPFAQNNVIRMLVSHLAFETIPEHSKYAIASKQNISLHSVVMANNSNRPDTIEHSSSGHVAHPLSGNQHQTMQNVVQTAAKNKQAHNAAGGAGHNHHHHPNTHGNAKSNHQLSGASLKGREYEDPATKAEMKAMAARALWKLAKGNVTVCHSITESRALLCFAVLIEKGPDDVKMYSAYALMEITAVAEQNSDLRRNAFKPTSPAAKAVLEQLLRIIEKADDELLIPSVQSIGNLARTFRATETRLIGPLVKLLDEREPEVSVEAVIALNKFACTENFLHVYHCKAIIDAGGAKHLIQLVYFGEQMVQIPSLVLLCYIALHIPDSETLAQEEVLIVLEWSTKQAHLANEPSIEPLLPEAKSRLELYQSRGSRGFY from the coding sequence ATGGCGGCAATTGTGAAGGAGATTCTGGCCCGGCCGATTCAGCTGGCCGATCACGTCACCAAAGCCGCCGACGAGGCACAGTCTTTCCGTCAAGACTGCATGGAGCTCAAAGCCAAAACCGAGAAGCTCGCCGCCCTCCTCCGCCAGGCCGCGCGTGCCAGCAACGAGCTCTACGAGCGTCCCACACGTCGCATCATCGACGACACCGAGCAAGTCCTCGACAAGGCCCTCGGTCTCGTCATCAAGTGCCGAGCCAACGGCATCATGAAGCGAGTCTTCACCATCATCCCCGCCACGGCCTTCCGCAAAACCGCGCAGCAGCTCGAGAACTCCATCGGCGACGTGTCGTGGCTCCTCCGCGTCTCCGCCCCCTCCGACGACCGTGACGACGAGTACCTCGGCTTGCCTCCGATCGCAGCCAACGAGCCGATCCTCTGCCTCATTTGGGAGCAGATAGCTAATCTCCACACCGGCACGTTGGAAGAGCGATCGGATGCGGCAGCGTCTCTGGTCTCATTGGCCAGAGACAATGAGAGATACGGAAAGCTCATAATAGAAGAAGGTGGGGTGCCACCGCTGCTCAAGGTTGCCAAGGAAGGAGGACACAAAGAGGGTCAAGAAAATGCCGCTCGTGCTATAGGGTTACTAGGCCGGGATCCCGAGAGTGTGGAGCAGATTGTTAACTCTGGGGTTTGCCCGGTGTTTGCGAAAATACTTAAAGATGGTCACATGAAGATTCAAGCAGTTGTGGCCTGGGCGGTGTCGGAGCTAGCCGAGCACCACCCCAAATGCCAGGATCCGTTTGCACAGAACAATGTGATCAGAATGCTTGTCAGTCATCTCGCGTTTGAGACTATTCCGGAACATAGCAAGTATGCAATCGCTAGTAAGCAGAACATTTCGTTACATTCTGTTGTCATGGCGAATAATAGTAACAGGCCCGATACGATCGAGCATAGTTCCTCTGGTCATGTTGCGCATCCGTTGTCAGGGAATCAACATCAGACGATGCAGAATGTGGTGCAGACTGCGGCGAAGAATAAGCAGGCACATAATGCTGCAGGCGGAGCAGGTCACAATCATCACCATCATCCTAATACGCACGGGAATGCAAAGTCAAACCACCAGCTGTCTGGGGCTAGCCTTAAGGGGAGGGAGTACGAAGACCCGGCTACTAAGGCCGAGATGAAGGCAATGGCCGCAAGGGCGCTTTGGAAGCTTGCTAAGGGGAATGTCACTGTGTGTCATAGCATCACAGAGTCAAGGGCGCTTTTGTGCTTTGCGGTTTTGATAGAAAAGGGTCCTGATGATGTTAAGATGTATTCGGCTTATGCGTTGATGGAAATCACAGCGGTAGCAGAGCAGAATTCAGACTTGAGGCGCAATGCCTTCAAGCCTACTTCCCCGGCTGCCAAGGCTGTGCTGGAACAATTGTTGAGGATCATAGAGAAGGCGGATGATGAGCTTCTTATACCGTCTGTACAGTCGATTGGAAACTTGGCAAGGACTTTTCGAGCAACAGAAACAAGGCTAATCGGGCCATTGGTGAAGCTGCTCGATGAAAGAGAACCTGAGGTTTCTGTTGAGGCTGTGATTGCACTCAACAAGTTTGCATGCACTGAAAATTTTCTCCATGTCTATCACTGTAAAGCGATTATAGATGCAGGAGGAGCCAAGCATCTAATTCAGCTGGTTTACTTTGGAGAACAAATGGTGCAGATTCCTTCACTAGTTCTTTTATGTTACATTGCATTGCATATTCCAGATAGTGAGACACTTGCTCAGGAAGAAGTGCTTATCGTGCTGGAATGGTCAACAAAGCAGGCACATCTTGCTAATGAACCATCAATTGAACCATTGTTACCAGAGGCCAAAAGTAGGCTGGAGCTTTACCAATCCAGAGGTTCAAGAGGATTTTATTGA